A stretch of DNA from Streptomyces gobiensis:
AGCGCGGCGGCCGCGGCCTCGGGGGCGCCCGCTGCGGGGTAGCCGCAGTACACGGTGCGGCTCATCGGGGCGTGGTAGCGGTGTACGCAGCCGGAGAGCTCGACAAAGAGGCCGTCACCGGGGGCAAGTTGGCGCTCCCGCCAGGTGACATGTTCCTGGGCGAGCCGCGCCGTGGAACGGATCAGCGGGACAAAGCCGGGCTGCTGGCCGCCCGCCTCGATCATCGCCCGCTGGACATGGGCGGCCACCGTATGTTCGCCGACCCCGCTCCCGGCCACCGACAGCGCCGTACGCATCGCCACCCCGGAAACCCCGGCGGCCCGCCGTACCAGGGCCTGCTCAGCCGGTGACTTGACCATACGCAGCCGGGCGGGCAGCGCCGAGCAGTCCACCCAGCGCAGCTCCGGGAGGGCCGCCCGTACCCGCGCCAGCACAGCGGGCGGCAGCGCCATCGACTGCTCCTCGACGCCGACCGTGCCGCCCGCCGGTACCGCCCGGGCCAGCACCCGGGCCAGCACCCGCGCCGGGTCCTGACCGTCGCCGTACAGCGCGTGCCGCGCCTGCGGTACCTGGGCGGCCAGCGTGTGCCGCTCCATTCGCCGGGCGATCAGCACCGGCGCCCCGTAACGTGGCAGCACCAGCATGGTGAAGGCGAAGTGCCCGAGGTGGTCCAGGCCCAGCAGATAGTGCACATTCTCCGGACTGGCCAGCGCCAGCGCGGACAGCCCACGGCGCCGCATCGCGAGCCGCAGGACGCCCATACGTGCCTCGTACTCCGCATCGGACACGGCACGTTCCGCGGTCGGCTCCGCGGCCGGCTCCGCGGCCGGCGCTGCGGCCGGCGCTGCGGCTGGCTCCAGGGCTGGCTCCAGGACAGGGGCCACCCTCAGCAGTTCGGTGGTCATAGCGCCAGTGTGGAGCCGGAACATCGCGCACAACCAGCGACGATTTCCGATGGCAGCCGTTAGCGTAGCTACATGTACGACGTACGCCGGCTCCGTCTGCTGCGGGAACTGGCCAGGCACGGAACCATCGCCGCCACCGCCGAGGCATGCAACCTCAGCCCGTCCGCGGTGTCCCAGCAGCTCGCCCAGCTG
This window harbors:
- a CDS encoding M24 family metallopeptidase, with the protein product MTTELLRVAPVLEPALEPAAAPAAAPAAEPAAEPTAERAVSDAEYEARMGVLRLAMRRRGLSALALASPENVHYLLGLDHLGHFAFTMLVLPRYGAPVLIARRMERHTLAAQVPQARHALYGDGQDPARVLARVLARAVPAGGTVGVEEQSMALPPAVLARVRAALPELRWVDCSALPARLRMVKSPAEQALVRRAAGVSGVAMRTALSVAGSGVGEHTVAAHVQRAMIEAGGQQPGFVPLIRSTARLAQEHVTWRERQLAPGDGLFVELSGCVHRYHAPMSRTVYCGYPAAGAPEAAAAALAGLRAARAALVPGARTGEVYAAWANAVAAVTGRRPRRHHCGYLTGIGFPPSWVGGGSVLGIRAGGRTRVRAGMVFHLMSWVEWPAGHVVSDTALVTEDGCELVTEAPRELLTVP